The DNA window GACCCTTAATTAGATGAGATTGGGCCAGGCTTTGTCCCAGGACACCAAAGGTCAGAGGGCTGGCCATTTTCCTCCAGTACAGAAACAACTCATCTTAACACCTGGTTGGAGAGGGttactggacctgtaatttcatgcCCATATGGAACTCCTGAAAGAGGAAAGACCTTATACCATTGCAGGTTGGGACTCCTTGTGATTTATAGTCAGAGAGTTGTCTAGCACACTGAGGGTGACTTGTCTCCAGGATGGCTCAGAGGTAGGaccagaatccaggtcttcctggttcagaCACTGGTTCTCTAACTACTTTACTACACTGCTTCTCAGCACCTCATTAGCaagaaaactgaattcaaatatgcAGTTATCATTTTTATTGGGGGAAGGGATTAGCGGTGAGAAGAAAGATTGTGGTAGTATAGTaataggaagaggagaaataCAAGAGGGGCATTGAAGCATCTTTTTGAaatgcagggttgttgtgaagatcaaatgagatatttgtatatagcaaaccttaaagcatgatagCATTGTTATCATAGATCATAtcaatctattattattattcattattgttataattctccttttctgttctactttatatatggaaatgctctctcctgtctctgcctctttatttgttttttgttcatttaaaataaagtagAATAACATAAGATAAATGGGAAGTTAACAGCGTTTcctccctgcttttctttttttttaaatttttttttttttgtggggcaatgagggttaagtgacttgcccaaggtcacacagctagtaagtgtcaagtgtctgaggctggatttgaactcaggtcctcctgaatccaaggccagtgctttatccactgtgccacctagctgcccccctccctgctTTTCTTAAAGATGATGCCAGGTGAGTTCATCACTTATCTAGCCCttgtcctcctctctctcctccctgaaatGGCATCCTCAGCAGTTCCCAAATGGTCTGCTTTTCTAGgatctttcccctcctctcctgacCATTTCACTCTATTTACCCTGGGCATTGAAattctcctcccaccccttctCACCATTCTGGTTGGTTCTTTGAACTTGTCGTGGGCAGGCACTGTAGATGTTTTGTTGAGAACGGAGTCTATTAGAGACAGGCAGGTGGAGGTGCCTCTGCTGGGAGTGGTGCAGGTGGGAATGAGCTCTGTGGGCAGCCTCCAGGGCACTCATCCTCACTGTCAGTCTGTTGATCCTCTTGGGAAGAGCTTCTCAGGAAGAAagatcacagggtcatagatctagaactggaagggaccttagtcccTTGGACTGAATtggacatctaatccaacccccgcattttacaaaggaggaaactgaggcccagggaggttaggtgatttgcccatggtcaaaaagaTCTCAAGTATCAGAGTCAAGATTTGCACCTGATTaccagagaagaaagaggaaaagagatcaATAGCTTTAGAAGTCTCtggacattcctttttttttttttaaatttgcggggcaatgagggttaagtgacttgcccagggtcacacagatagtaagtgtcaagtgtctgaggccgaatttgaactcaggtcctcctcactccagagccagtattctacccactgtgtcacttaactgccccctTGGACATTCCTTCCTAAGTAAGATCTTAACCAATTGACCTCATCCCATGTAAATGGATGGCAGGTCTTGCTCATGTAGGTAGATGTCTAGAGCTGATGATGCTAATCTCTTCTCCCATAGTCTTCCAAGGACTCAAAAGGTACTACAGGGATAATCAGAAATAAAGCCAACCTCAGATTCTCCAAGTTCCTTCCTTCTGTACCCATCTGGTCAGAGctatggcggggggggggggggggagagtatgTGCATGTTGGGGCTTGGCTGCATTATGTTTAGTTCCCACCCATCCTTTAGAGCAAAGGTTCTTAGCCTGGGATCCATGGGGGtacatgaatagatttcagggggtctaagaatttggatgggaaaaattacatctttatttctttttctttgtttttgttttttagtgaggcaattggggataagtgacttgcccagggtcacacagctagtaagtgttaagtgtctgaggctggatttgaactcaggtactcctgactccagggccagtgctttatccactgtgccacctagctgcccctatctttattttaatataatttatttctttcataatcttatatattttgttttatgtatttaaaaacattattctgaaaaagggtcTATAGACaccaccagactgccaaaggtatTAATGGCATACGAAAGGTCAAGGAGCCCCAATTTAAAGATCATCTCAAAGGCCAAATCATTCATCAAGCCACCCCATCCCCCCAGACCTCACCTACGTTATTTGTTTACTCCCACTCTGAGGGACTTGTAATTAAGCACACCATCATCATCTCTCCCACCAAAATCCTCTTCCAGTGCCTCATCATGGTCTGGAGGTGGACCGGGGCCTCAAAGGACAGGCCAACAGAACCCAAGCTCTGTCTGATGTTACCAAGTCAGAAAGCCATTGAGGATGGGCCCAGTGTTAGGCCATCGTAACTTGGGATTTGTGAacttatattttgaaatattctgATAACTCTATTTTAATATGCTTCCCTTGAAatcttatatatttatacattaaaaTGTTGTTCTGAGAAGCAGTCCATAGGCTTCCTCAGATTGCCAAGGGGTCCAAGACACAAAAGGTTAACAACCCCTTtagtagatgatctctgaggttcttcCCAGTATGTTAAGGGGtggggaaagtaggagagattcAAAAGGttacctttcttctttccttcctcctttccaggCCAATTCCTTGCCTTCCTTTACCCCTTTTACCCAAGTTTCCTTCCAGGGTCAGCTCAATTGTCACCTGCTTTTCTGGGtgtctcctcacccccaccccaccctagctGCTCTGTTTCTTCCCAAAGTTACCTTGTTCTTGCTTGGTTTGGATTTGGTGTATAACTATATATGTGGAAGTTGTTTCATCCATTAGAAGGTAAGGACTGATCCATTTTTGTGTCTATATTCTTAGAACctagcctgacacatagtagatatgaTGTCCCTAACTCTAATTCAGGCCCCTCAGTGGCACCTGGACTTGGCAGAAGGTACTCTAATGTGTAACTTTGGGTGTTACCACTATGCCTTCCTCAGGAATTAGACCCAGCCCTTACCTCTCCTCTTCTTCAATGATCTTCCCAACACCACACCTAGGAGCACCATGAACATAACACCCAGCAATATCAGGATGGGAAATCCCTCATTGTTCTTCAGAAATGATCCAAAGTAGAAGGCACTGGAGGGAATAAGGAGAGTGATAGATAAGGGAGTAAAGAGAAGCAGGTGGGTTTAAGCAAGGAATACTGGATGTCGTCAAGACCTAAGGACACATGTCAAGGGCTATTCGACAGAGGGTGGATTTTGTGAGAGGGGGCTTCATCAGGGGAGTGGGTGAAGGGATCTTCCCATGATATGTTCCAGATCACCTAGGGCTTCAGCCCTGCTTTCCAAGGCATTGCCAGGGCTTACCTTTCACCCCTTAGCCAGGTGTGATGAGAATAATTAACAGTGGAGGGCCTGAGCCATCTGCTCAGTTGTAGAGCCTTTGAGGTCACAGAGGGGAGGGAGGTCTGGGAGCGAGCTGCTGCTGCTAAGGTGGTTCTCTGAGGCAGGACAGGGCTGGTGGGAGAAGGCTTCAAGGGTGGCTGGGTTTGCCATGACTGGGTCCTTTGTGCTGAAGTGCTTGTTGCTGGGAGATAAAGCAAATGGCAATGAATTGGTGGCATGCATGAGAGGCTCATTATAGATCCCTGGAGAGCcactggggagaggaagaagggagaggaaaagaaggaagggaagaatttaagaaaagagaagaaaaataggggagaggggaagaggatgagagggaagaatgggagaagaaaggaacCCAGAAAATACTATAATTCACAGTCTAGATAATTACCCCTTAAAAAAGTATAGTTGAtggtatggggaggggggggagaggaaaagaaggaaacacaGTAGAAAGAAGTGTAAGATAAGGAATGGCATAGACAAGGAGAATGATATCACAAATCTGGCTCGTTACTTTAGAGTTCTACTAATTACAGATTTCATTTCTGCCCTGTACCTCTTCTCCTATCACCCCATCCCCTCCTGTCTTCCTCAATTCTGTTGAGGGGGTTGATGATCAGAGGGAACTGCCCCCTAATCAAGGACCCTCCCTACTTCCTATACCACCTTGTAAGAGATCCCCTTCTGGGAAGGTTCTTTCCTTATCCAGTTCCCTTTCTTCtgaccctttctctcctctttgtaCACTTTTTTAGTTTCAGCAGGCTTCATTCCACCCCACAGGGTACCTCCtaactccctctccccatcctctcTTTCACCTCCCAtatatccttccctcccccccaggcAAAAAATGCAGGCCTCATTTCCAGGCCCCCAGGGCTCACTATGTCCTCTTCCTACCCCACCACAGGATACAGCCCGTTATGAGAAGAGCCTGATTTCCCTGAATTCCATCCCCCTCCCTGGTTATGGATGCCAAATGAGACTTCTTCCTTTTTGTCCACCACCCAAGGTCAGGTTTGTTCATccagggggaaaggaggaaggaagagaatgagggTGTGTAGAGatggggggaagaaggagagaagaaaaagataagaggaagcagggggaaggagggaggagagcaaggatagaaagaggagaggaaggagacttGGGCACCTACCAGTAGTGACTGTGAGAATCACTTTCCTGGTCTTCCCCCTGTCTGTATACTGGCCCATCCCACAGGCATAGCTGCCATTGTCCTCTTCTTTCAGCTTCCTCAGCTCAACCAGGAACACTTTCTCCTCTGGAAACGGTGTCAGTGAGACTCTGTTCTTATATTCCTCTGCCACAAATTTTGTGTTTGACACTACTGTGGAGCACATTCTAAGCTCAGTCTCCCGACAGAGATAATACCTAAGTTGTGGGTCCTTCAATGGACACCTGATGTCGATGGATCCTTCCAACTCTCCAGACAATTTTATCTCTTCGAGGGGCTTCAGCTTCAGAGTTTTTGAGACTGCAGGGAAAGGGAATTAGTGTAAAGGTAGTATTAGTTCAATCACAGGGTCAGCCCTGCCCCTTTGGGGATCCAGACATTATTACTGGGAGACTATAGTCCTTTTGTAATCCACTCCTAAGAAGCAATGTAATGCCAtggaataaatacaaatgttaaCACACACAAGTGACTCCTGTAGGAGACTGGGAGATCCAGGAAAGGACCCAGGCTCCACATTGGAGATGTCTGCCCtagttctgtttttttgtttgtttgtttgtttttttgcagggccatgagggttaagtgatttgcccagggtcacacagctagtaagtttcaagtgtctgaggctggatttgaactcaggtcctcctgaatccaaggccagtgctttatccactgtgccacctagctaccccaggaacACTATTTTCTGAAATAAGCTCCTAATTCACTCACCACACCACCCCCTAGTGTTGATATCTAGTCACTGCAATCAGGGTGAGGAAAGATAGCTAGCTTTCCATGAAGGAAAGGTGAGTAAGTATCTCTCTTACAAGCCCCTTTCAGAATTGGATACATCTGCTTATCCTGGCCCCTACAAGATCTTGAAGATGGGATAATGCAACCCCACACTTTCGATTCctttttcctacttccttctttcctgcttctttccttttctctcttccttctcccttcttcttaatttcttttccttttcctcttcccacttcttttccaatttccttgtttttaatcccctccttttcccttttccctcttccctccctccctctatccttcCAAGTCACCCCCATTCCCAAGTCTCCTTCCTGTGGTGGGGTAGGAAGAGGACATAGTGAGCCCTGGGGGCCTGGAAATGAGGTCTGTATTTTTtgcctggggggagggaaggatataTGGGAGGTGAAAgagaggatggggagagggagttaGGAGGTACCCTGTGGGGTGGAATGAAGCCTGCTGAAACTAAAAAAGtgtacaaagaagagagaaagggtcaGAAGAAAGGGGACTGGATAAGGAAAGAACCTTCCCAGAAGGGGATCTCTTACAAGGTGGTATAGGAAGTAGGGAGGGTCCTTGATTAGGGGGCAGTTCCCTCTGATCATCAACCCCTCTTAACAGAATTGAGGAAGACAGGAGGAGATAGGGTGATAGGAGAAGAGGTACAGGACAGAAATGAAATCTGCAATTAGTAGAACTCTCAAGCAATGAGCCAGATTTGTGATATCATTCTCCTCGTCTTTGCCATTCCTTATCTTACATTTCTTTCTgctgtgttttcttcttttcctctccccctcatACCATCAactgtacttttttgtttgtttgtttttatggggctatgggggttaagtgacttgcccagggtcacacagctagtaagtgtcaagtgtctgaggtcagatttgaactcaggtactcctgaatccaaagctggtgctttatccactgcgccacctagctgccccccaactataCTTTTTAAAGAGGTAATTATCTAGACTGCATTATAGTATTTTCTGGATTCCTTTCTTCTCCTATTCTTCCctctcatcctcttcccctctcctctatttttcttctcttttcttaaattcttcccttccttcttttcctctcccttattCCTCTCCCCATGGTAAATCCTCTTCTATATGTCTTCCtcctttgaattccttttctcactcttcttttttccttctcttctctccttctacttttcttctccatatcctcctcctcctcttcctcctcaacctCTCCCACTTCATTAACCTTTGGCCAGCTCCCTATTTACTTGCCTTTCCCCAAGAAAACGAGTAAAAGCAGCAAAAGGCATATACTTTGCTCCTTATGGGCATCTTGAGAAGAAAAACTCAGGCTAGAGGTACGTGAGATAGCTGAAATGGCATTTGGAGATTATCTGTGTATCCCAATTATCCAGATTCCCCATTAGCTCCTGGCTTTAGCTTGGAGAATTGATGATTAGAAACACTGGTCTGGAAGAATGAAGAAGCTCTTCCGAGTATTTGACTGCCCTCACATTTCCAAGTGTGAAAGAAAATACCATGCCCTTTCTTGGGAGATTAAGGTCTCCACCCAGCCAGGACACCTACCAGTAGTGACTGTGAGAATCACTTTCAGGGTCTTCCCCCTGTCTGTATTCTTGCCCATCCCACAGGCATAGCTGCCATTGTCCTCTTCTTTCAGCTTCCTCAGCTCTACCAGGAACACTTTCTCCTCTGGAAACAGTGTCAGCGAGATTCTGTTCTCATATTTCTCTGCCACAAATTTTGTGTTTGACACTACTGTGGAGCACATTCTAAGCTCAGTCTCCCGACAGAGATAATACCTAAGTTGTGGGTCCTTCAATGGACACCTGATGTTGATGGATCCTCCCAACTCTCCAGACAATTTTATCTCTTCGAGGGGCTTCAGCTTCAGAGTTTTTGAGACTGCAGGGAAAGGGAATTAGTGTAAAGGTAGTATTAGTTCAATCACAGGGTCAGCCCTGCCCCTTTGGGGATCCAGACATTATTACTGGGAGACTATAGTCCTTTTGTAATCCACTCCTAAGAAGCAATGTAATGCCatggaataaatacaaatataaccaTTAAAgtccatattttaaaatgataagatGATGATGAACATGAGATGATCTCTAGGGTTCAAGACTCAACAAAAAATGAACttatattattaataaacaataaagtagcagaatataaaatgaattca is part of the Dromiciops gliroides isolate mDroGli1 chromosome 4, mDroGli1.pri, whole genome shotgun sequence genome and encodes:
- the FCMR gene encoding fas apoptotic inhibitory molecule 3 isoform X1, with product MWGWNEIFSCKEVMDIFLWLLFFLPISKTLKLKPLEEIKLSGELGGSINIRCPLKDPQLRYYLCRETELRMCSTVVSNTKFVAEKYENRISLTLFPEEKVFLVELRKLKEEDNGSYACGMGKNTDRGKTLKVILTVTTVSKTLKLKPLEEIKLSGELEGSIDIRCPLKDPQLRYYLCRETELRMCSTVVSNTKFVAEEYKNRVSLTPFPEEKVFLVELRKLKEEDNGSYACGMGQYTDRGKTRKVILTVTTATSTSAQRTQSWQTQPPLKPSPTSPVLPQRTTLAAAARSQTSLPSVTSKALQLSRWLRPSTVNYSHHTWLRGESAFYFGSFLKNNEGFPILILLGVMFMVLLGVVLGRSLKKRRALPKRINRLTVRMSALEAAHRAHSHLHHSQQRHLHLPVSNRLRSQQNIYSACPRQVQRTNQNGEQMSARDTGIAEPSTPTQVSKITQPQAPVPVKNDSMSTYHLCLPEPEDSDSHDYINVPCLTQSPNCPPGLGFHANKACC
- the FCMR gene encoding fas apoptotic inhibitory molecule 3 isoform X2: MWGWNEIFSCKEVMDIFLWLLFFLPISKTLKLKPLEEIKLSGELGGSINIRCPLKDPQLRYYLCRETELRMCSTVVSNTKFVAEKYENRISLTLFPEEKVFLVELRKLKEEDNGSYACGMGKNTDRGKTLKVILTVTTATSTSAQRTQSWQTQPPLKPSPTSPVLPQRTTLAAAARSQTSLPSVTSKALQLSRWLRPSTVNYSHHTWLRGESAFYFGSFLKNNEGFPILILLGVMFMVLLGVVLGRSLKKRRALPKRINRLTVRMSALEAAHRAHSHLHHSQQRHLHLPVSNRLRSQQNIYSACPRQVQRTNQNGEQMSARDTGIAEPSTPTQVSKITQPQAPVPVKNDSMSTYHLCLPEPEDSDSHDYINVPCLTQSPNCPPGLGFHANKACC